In a genomic window of Mycolicibacterium neoaurum VKM Ac-1815D:
- a CDS encoding tRNA (adenine-N1)-methyltransferase, with protein MAITGPFVVGDRVQLTDAKGRHYTVVLSPGAEFHTHRGAIPHDGVIGLPEGSVVKSTNGDPFLVLRPLLIDYVLSMPRGAQVIYPKDAAQIVHEGDIFPGARVLEAGAGSGALTCSLLRAVGPAGQVISYEVRDDHAVHAIRNVETFFGERPANWDLRIADLNEYPVADGKAEPDREIDRVVLDMLAPWEVLDTVAGALVAGGVLIIYVATVTQLSRTVEALREQQCWTEPRSWETMQRGWNVVGLAVRPQHNMRGHTAFLISARKLAPGTITPTLLKRRKQQV; from the coding sequence GTGGCAATCACTGGTCCGTTCGTCGTCGGCGATCGCGTGCAACTCACCGACGCCAAGGGGCGGCACTACACGGTGGTGCTCAGCCCTGGTGCCGAGTTCCACACTCATCGCGGGGCGATCCCGCACGATGGTGTGATCGGCCTGCCCGAGGGCAGCGTCGTGAAGTCCACCAACGGCGACCCGTTCCTGGTGCTGCGCCCACTGTTGATCGACTATGTGCTCTCGATGCCGCGTGGCGCCCAGGTGATCTACCCCAAGGATGCCGCGCAGATCGTCCACGAGGGCGATATCTTCCCCGGTGCCAGGGTGCTGGAGGCGGGCGCCGGATCGGGTGCGCTGACGTGCTCGCTGCTGCGCGCGGTCGGGCCGGCCGGGCAGGTGATCTCCTACGAGGTCCGCGACGACCATGCCGTGCATGCCATCCGCAATGTCGAGACCTTCTTCGGCGAGCGGCCGGCCAACTGGGATCTGCGCATCGCCGACCTCAACGAGTATCCGGTCGCTGACGGAAAGGCCGAGCCCGATCGGGAGATCGACCGGGTGGTGCTGGACATGCTCGCGCCGTGGGAGGTACTCGATACGGTCGCCGGCGCCCTGGTGGCCGGCGGGGTGCTCATCATCTATGTCGCCACCGTCACGCAGCTGTCCCGCACGGTCGAGGCGCTGCGCGAACAGCAGTGCTGGACCGAGCCGCGGTCCTGGGAGACCATGCAGCGGGGCTGGAACGTCGTCGGTCTGGCGGTGCGGCCCCAGCACAATATGCGTGGGCACACGGCGTTCCTGATATCGGCGCGCAAGCTTGCCCCGGGCACCATCACCCCGACGCTGCTCAAACGGCGCAAGCAACAGGTCTAG
- the arc gene encoding proteasome ATPase, with product MTDSERSGLSAEDAAELERLRREAAALREQLEQTVGAGSGLRSARDIQQLEARIDSLAARNAKLMDTLKEARQQLLALREEVDRLGQPPSGYGVLLATHEDETVDVFTSGRKMRLTLSPNIEVAGLKQGQTVRLNEALTVVEAGTFEAVGEISTLREILDDGHRALVVGHADEERIVWLAEPLIAAEFLPEGVEVDETDLDDGQPRKLRPGDSLLVDTKAGYAFERIPKAEVEDLVLEEVPDVSYGDIGGLTRQIEQIRDAVELPFLHKDLYREYALRPPKGVLLYGPPGCGKTLIAKAVANSLAKKMAELRGEESREAKSYFLNIKGPELLNKFVGETERHIRLIFQRAREKASEGTPVIVFFDEMDSIFRTRGTGVSSDVETTVVPQLLSEIDGVEGLENVIVIGASNREDMIDPAILRPGRLDVKIKIERPDAEAAQDIFSKYLTEDLPVNSDDLDEFGGDRALTIKSMIEKVVDRMYAEIDDNRFLEVTYANGDKEVMYFKDFNSGAMIQNVVDRAKKYAIKSVLETGSKGLRIQHLLDSIVDEFAENEDLPNTTNPDDWARISGKKGERIVYIRTLVTGKSSSASRAIDTESNLGQYL from the coding sequence ATGACTGATTCCGAGCGTTCGGGCTTGTCCGCCGAGGATGCCGCCGAACTGGAGAGGTTGCGCCGCGAAGCTGCGGCACTTCGTGAACAACTCGAGCAGACGGTGGGAGCGGGCAGCGGCCTGCGCAGCGCCCGTGACATCCAGCAACTCGAGGCGCGCATCGATTCGTTGGCCGCGCGCAACGCGAAACTGATGGACACCCTCAAGGAGGCCCGTCAGCAGCTGCTCGCGCTGCGCGAGGAGGTCGATCGTCTCGGTCAGCCGCCCAGCGGCTACGGGGTGTTGTTGGCCACACACGAGGACGAGACCGTCGATGTCTTCACCTCCGGCCGCAAGATGCGGCTGACGCTGTCGCCCAATATCGAGGTCGCCGGTCTGAAGCAGGGGCAGACGGTCCGGTTGAACGAGGCGTTGACCGTCGTGGAGGCAGGCACCTTCGAGGCTGTCGGCGAGATCAGCACCCTGCGGGAGATCCTGGACGACGGTCACCGCGCCCTGGTCGTCGGCCACGCCGACGAGGAGCGCATCGTGTGGCTGGCCGAACCGCTGATCGCCGCCGAGTTCCTGCCCGAGGGCGTCGAGGTCGACGAGACCGACCTCGATGACGGGCAGCCACGCAAGCTGCGCCCCGGTGACTCGCTGCTGGTCGACACCAAGGCCGGTTACGCCTTCGAGCGCATCCCCAAGGCCGAGGTGGAGGATCTGGTCCTGGAGGAGGTGCCCGATGTCAGCTACGGCGATATCGGCGGCCTCACCCGCCAGATCGAGCAGATCCGCGATGCCGTCGAGCTTCCGTTCCTACACAAGGACCTCTACCGCGAGTACGCGTTGCGGCCGCCCAAGGGTGTGTTGCTCTATGGCCCGCCCGGGTGCGGCAAGACGCTGATCGCCAAGGCTGTCGCCAATTCGCTGGCCAAGAAGATGGCCGAACTGCGTGGCGAGGAGTCCCGCGAGGCCAAGAGCTACTTTCTCAACATCAAGGGCCCGGAGCTGCTCAACAAGTTCGTCGGTGAGACCGAGCGGCACATCCGGTTGATCTTCCAGCGGGCCCGCGAGAAGGCCTCTGAGGGCACCCCGGTGATCGTGTTCTTCGACGAGATGGACTCGATCTTCCGGACCCGTGGCACCGGTGTGAGTTCGGACGTGGAGACCACGGTCGTGCCTCAGCTGCTCTCCGAGATCGACGGTGTCGAGGGCCTGGAGAACGTCATCGTGATCGGCGCCTCCAACCGTGAGGACATGATCGACCCGGCCATCCTGCGGCCCGGCCGCCTCGACGTGAAGATCAAGATCGAACGGCCCGATGCCGAAGCGGCACAGGACATCTTCAGCAAATACCTCACCGAGGATCTGCCGGTCAACTCCGACGATCTCGACGAGTTCGGCGGCGACCGCGCGCTGACCATCAAGTCGATGATCGAGAAGGTCGTCGACCGGATGTACGCCGAGATCGACGACAACCGATTCCTGGAGGTCACCTATGCCAATGGTGACAAGGAAGTCATGTACTTCAAGGACTTCAACTCCGGCGCGATGATCCAGAACGTGGTCGATCGGGCCAAGAAGTACGCGATCAAGTCGGTGCTGGAGACGGGGTCGAAGGGTCTGCGTATCCAGCACCTGCTCGACTCGATCGTCGACGAGTTCGCCGAGAACGAGGATCTGCCCAACACCACGAATCCGGACGACTGGGCCAGGATCTCGGGGAAGAAGGGCGAGCGGATCGTCTACATCCGCACGCTCGTCACCGGCAAGAGTTCGTCGGCCAGCCGGGCCATCGATACCGAGTCGAATCTGGGTCAGTACCTGTAG
- a CDS encoding LysR family transcriptional regulator has protein sequence MDVHRLRMLRELADHGTVAAVADVLSMTPSAVSQQLKTLQREAGVTLLEPAGRRVRLTDAGRVLVGHADHVLAALERAHADMDSYRSTPRGQVTVSFFPSGAAMLLAPLIGDAGAHGVEVLGRDIDVPAAHAPQQLTEFDVVVVHRDDRDTSSWGPRFSSTVLLREPLDVLLWPTHSLATRPRVDLSELAGQDWVGVAGGLMVDDAFKSMATLTGSSPRIIQRVNDFRVAEELVAARIGIALLPRYVTLARDLVRVPIGDVRLARRIEAVTRAGAESRPAIALVLAQLRAIAAGIVSTSE, from the coding sequence ATGGATGTGCATCGGTTGCGGATGCTGCGCGAACTCGCCGACCACGGCACGGTCGCCGCGGTCGCCGACGTGCTGTCGATGACACCATCGGCGGTCTCCCAGCAGTTGAAGACGTTGCAGCGCGAAGCCGGTGTCACCCTGCTCGAGCCTGCGGGCCGCCGTGTCCGGCTCACCGATGCCGGACGGGTATTGGTCGGTCACGCCGACCACGTGCTGGCAGCGCTGGAGCGGGCGCACGCGGACATGGACAGCTATCGCAGCACACCACGCGGTCAGGTGACGGTCTCGTTCTTCCCGTCCGGTGCCGCGATGTTGTTGGCGCCGTTGATCGGCGACGCCGGCGCACACGGTGTCGAGGTACTCGGCCGAGATATCGACGTTCCGGCGGCCCACGCACCCCAGCAGCTCACGGAGTTCGACGTGGTCGTCGTGCACCGCGACGACCGCGATACGAGCTCATGGGGACCGAGGTTCAGCTCGACGGTGCTCCTGCGCGAACCGCTCGATGTGCTGCTGTGGCCGACGCACTCGCTGGCAACGCGGCCCCGGGTCGATCTCTCCGAACTCGCCGGCCAGGACTGGGTCGGTGTGGCGGGCGGCCTGATGGTCGACGATGCGTTCAAGTCGATGGCCACCCTGACCGGATCCAGCCCGCGAATCATTCAACGAGTGAACGACTTTCGCGTCGCCGAAGAACTGGTTGCCGCCCGGATCGGTATCGCCCTGCTACCCCGCTACGTCACGCTGGCACGCGATCTGGTCCGCGTGCCGATCGGCGATGTGCGGCTGGCCAGGCGGATCGAGGCCGTCACCCGTGCCGGCGCCGAGTCGCGCCCTGCGATCGCACTGGTGCTTGCTCAGCTCCGTGCGATCGCAGCGGGGATCGTGTCCACCAGCGAATAG
- a CDS encoding DMT family transporter, translating into MTRYRVDLALLAVAAVWGSSYLAIKESAVPSGVFGFLAVRFTLAAVVLAVLMGRRLRRITRAELASGSLFGVILAVICIAETYGVTQTSASNAGLIMALTVVVTPLLARGGTPALFYVPAAMVVLGCALLTQSGGFTAPGAGDALIALAAVVRALHITVMARRPGIVDPAAVTLIQLCTVSVLTAVPAVLLGQSGAVLDMSLCQWALTGYLAIACTVFAFGLQVWAVRRSSPARVALMLGTEPVWAVLIAVCLAGESLTPVGLLGAAMVLAGTQWGRAVQSRPAAPAPAPLPAGPGMRSPMLSRGGRWRSCR; encoded by the coding sequence GTGACCCGTTACCGCGTCGACCTCGCTCTGCTGGCCGTGGCGGCAGTCTGGGGTTCGAGTTACCTGGCCATCAAGGAATCCGCCGTTCCCTCAGGGGTGTTCGGCTTCCTGGCGGTGCGCTTCACCCTTGCCGCCGTCGTGCTGGCCGTGCTGATGGGGCGGCGATTGCGGCGTATCACGCGCGCCGAGCTCGCTTCGGGCTCGCTCTTCGGGGTGATCCTTGCCGTCATCTGCATCGCCGAGACCTACGGAGTGACGCAGACATCGGCGTCCAACGCCGGACTCATCATGGCGCTCACCGTGGTCGTGACGCCGCTGCTGGCGCGCGGCGGAACCCCTGCGCTGTTCTACGTGCCCGCGGCGATGGTGGTGCTGGGGTGTGCGCTGCTCACCCAGTCCGGTGGCTTCACCGCGCCAGGGGCCGGTGATGCTCTGATCGCGCTGGCTGCGGTGGTGCGCGCACTCCACATCACGGTGATGGCGCGACGTCCGGGCATCGTCGATCCGGCGGCGGTGACCCTGATCCAGCTGTGCACCGTGTCGGTGCTGACCGCGGTACCGGCGGTGCTGCTCGGTCAGTCCGGCGCGGTGCTGGACATGTCGCTGTGCCAGTGGGCCCTGACCGGGTATCTCGCCATCGCCTGCACGGTGTTCGCGTTCGGGCTCCAGGTCTGGGCGGTACGGCGCAGCTCGCCGGCCCGGGTGGCGCTGATGCTCGGCACCGAGCCCGTATGGGCGGTCCTGATCGCGGTCTGTCTCGCGGGGGAGTCGCTGACACCGGTCGGATTGCTGGGCGCGGCAATGGTTCTCGCGGGCACCCAATGGGGGCGCGCGGTTCAGTCCCGGCCCGCCGCACCCGCGCCTGCGCCGCTACCCGCGGGCCCGGGCATGCGTTCGCCGATGCTCAGCAGAGGTGGACGATGGCGGTCTTGTAGATGA
- a CDS encoding DUF732 domain-containing protein: protein MAKFVLPAVAGLFAAGLAFAAPAYADEAGYFTALTEYGYGDTSQDVALDLGYSVCKDLANGVPMQVTLDAIYENTNENVNHEDATFIYKTAIVHLC from the coding sequence ATGGCTAAATTCGTGCTGCCCGCCGTCGCTGGTTTGTTCGCAGCCGGGCTCGCATTCGCCGCGCCTGCCTATGCCGACGAGGCAGGCTATTTCACCGCTTTGACCGAATACGGATACGGCGACACCTCCCAGGATGTCGCCCTGGATCTCGGGTACTCGGTTTGCAAGGACCTGGCCAACGGGGTGCCCATGCAGGTCACGCTCGATGCCATCTACGAGAACACCAACGAGAACGTCAACCACGAAGACGCCACCTTCATCTACAAGACCGCCATCGTCCACCTCTGCTGA
- a CDS encoding sensor histidine kinase: MRPVLTRPGEWGISARSAFVAASVVLGALAVTAVVVSWVLYQSMLTGVDNAAAARVARVAAAVATGGPAALDAELLSTDTRILSVQVIDGQSTVVRRSPGAPDTPLIPIDQIGPGPLIGMPEHDSAVGQIRFSAQSVVGPDGDRYTVVVGEGSRVVISTVATVVGALAVAAPVVIGVSAAATYLLVRRSMRSVDDIRSRVAEITTSDLTGRVPVPEGRDEIAALALTMNQMLARVEAGHAAQQRFVGDASHELRSPLATIISALEVAQAHPELLNAELAEHTLMPEAQRMRSLIDDLLLLARADERGWNLRRDDVDLDDLAADAVRRMRREIDGSTDAGARIEVRSVIEPVRVSGDPAALARVLRNLVDNAARHAVSSVEVELRTTGDTAVLSIGDDGPGIPPADRQRVFDRFVRLDEGRSRDAGGTGLGLAIVAEIVAAHRGRVSIEDRPGGGTRAVVQLSSAVNR; encoded by the coding sequence ATGAGACCCGTGCTGACCCGCCCCGGCGAATGGGGGATCTCGGCACGGTCGGCATTCGTCGCGGCGAGCGTGGTGCTCGGCGCGCTGGCCGTCACCGCGGTCGTGGTGTCCTGGGTGCTCTACCAATCGATGCTCACCGGCGTCGACAACGCCGCGGCCGCGCGCGTGGCCCGGGTGGCCGCAGCGGTCGCCACCGGTGGCCCGGCCGCGCTGGATGCCGAACTGTTGTCGACCGATACCAGGATCCTGTCCGTCCAGGTGATCGACGGCCAGTCCACCGTGGTGCGTCGGTCGCCGGGCGCACCGGATACCCCGTTGATCCCCATCGACCAGATCGGTCCCGGCCCGTTGATCGGTATGCCAGAACATGATTCGGCAGTGGGTCAGATTCGGTTCAGCGCCCAGTCGGTGGTGGGGCCCGACGGGGATCGCTACACCGTCGTGGTCGGTGAGGGCAGCCGTGTGGTCATCTCGACGGTCGCCACCGTGGTCGGTGCGCTTGCGGTGGCGGCGCCGGTGGTGATCGGGGTCTCCGCCGCGGCAACGTATCTGTTGGTGCGCCGATCGATGCGATCGGTGGACGATATCCGGTCCCGGGTCGCCGAGATCACCACATCCGATCTCACCGGTCGGGTCCCGGTGCCCGAGGGGCGTGACGAGATAGCGGCGCTTGCGCTGACGATGAACCAGATGCTCGCGCGTGTCGAGGCCGGCCACGCCGCCCAGCAGCGCTTCGTCGGCGATGCCTCTCACGAGTTGCGCAGTCCGCTGGCCACGATCATCTCCGCTCTCGAAGTCGCTCAGGCCCATCCGGAACTGCTCAATGCCGAGCTTGCCGAGCACACTCTGATGCCGGAGGCGCAACGCATGCGCTCGCTGATCGACGACCTGCTGTTATTGGCCCGCGCCGATGAGCGGGGGTGGAATCTGCGTCGCGATGATGTCGATCTCGACGACCTGGCCGCCGACGCGGTGCGTCGGATGCGGCGCGAGATCGACGGATCGACCGATGCGGGAGCGCGTATCGAGGTGCGGTCCGTCATCGAGCCGGTGCGCGTCAGCGGCGATCCGGCCGCGCTGGCCAGGGTGCTGCGCAACCTCGTCGACAACGCCGCGCGCCACGCCGTCTCGTCGGTCGAGGTCGAACTCCGCACCACCGGTGACACCGCGGTGCTCAGCATCGGCGATGACGGGCCGGGAATCCCGCCTGCGGACCGGCAGCGGGTGTTCGATCGTTTCGTGCGGCTGGACGAAGGGCGCTCGCGGGATGCCGGCGGTACCGGCCTCGGGCTGGCCATCGTCGCCGAGATCGTCGCGGCGCACCGCGGTCGGGTGAGCATCGAGGACCGCCCCGGCGGCGGTACCCGCGCGGTGGTTCAGTTGTCGTCGGCGGTCAACCGGTAG
- a CDS encoding response regulator transcription factor, with amino-acid sequence MRVLIVEDEPRLSSTLAIGLRAEGFVVVEAANGVDGLWQATENDFDVVVLDIMLPGLNGYEVLRRMRAKSVWTPVLMLTAKDGEYDQTDAFDLGADDYLTKPFSFIVLVARLKALVRRAAPHQPPVLTAGTLSVDPGRRTVQRGDKALSLTPREFGLLEYLMRNKNVAVTKADILHNVWDAHYDGPDNVVEVYIGYVRRKIDIPFGTSTIETIRGVGYRLTADDN; translated from the coding sequence ATGAGAGTGCTGATCGTCGAGGACGAACCTCGGCTGAGTTCCACCCTGGCCATCGGTCTGCGGGCCGAGGGGTTCGTCGTCGTCGAGGCCGCCAATGGCGTCGACGGTCTGTGGCAGGCCACCGAGAACGATTTCGACGTCGTGGTGCTCGACATCATGCTGCCCGGCCTCAACGGCTACGAGGTGCTGCGCCGGATGCGCGCCAAATCGGTCTGGACCCCGGTGCTGATGCTGACCGCCAAGGATGGTGAGTACGACCAGACCGACGCCTTTGACCTCGGCGCCGACGACTACCTGACCAAGCCGTTCTCCTTCATCGTGCTGGTCGCCCGGCTGAAGGCCCTGGTTCGGCGTGCCGCACCCCACCAGCCACCTGTGCTGACCGCCGGAACACTGTCGGTCGACCCGGGTCGGCGCACGGTGCAGCGCGGCGACAAGGCGCTCTCGCTCACCCCACGCGAGTTCGGCCTACTGGAGTACCTGATGCGCAACAAGAACGTCGCGGTCACGAAGGCCGATATCCTGCACAACGTCTGGGACGCGCATTACGACGGTCCGGACAATGTCGTCGAGGTCTACATCGGTTATGTCCGACGGAAGATCGACATCCCCTTCGGCACCAGCACCATCGAAACCATCCGCGGCGTCGGCTACCGGTTGACCGCCGACGACAACTGA
- the ectA gene encoding diaminobutyrate acetyltransferase: MNGTTKTPVPQDGNGEIPAPVLRRPRGSDAIAIRRLVAETDVLDLNSTYAYLLFATDFADTSVVAEVDGRVTGVITGYSPPNRRAVLFVWQVAVATAMQGRGIAAAMLDNLVHRVARDGGGRPLMVEATVAPDNAPSRAFFAAFARRHGVPMAEQPHFTAAQLDPDLTHADEPLLRIGPVVAPATT, from the coding sequence ATGAACGGCACGACCAAAACCCCTGTCCCGCAAGATGGAAACGGCGAGATCCCGGCGCCCGTGCTGCGCCGGCCGCGCGGTAGCGATGCGATCGCCATCCGGCGCCTGGTCGCCGAAACCGATGTGCTGGACCTCAATTCGACATACGCGTATCTCTTGTTCGCCACCGACTTCGCCGACACCTCGGTCGTTGCCGAGGTCGACGGTCGGGTGACGGGAGTCATCACCGGCTACTCGCCGCCGAACCGGCGCGCGGTGTTGTTCGTCTGGCAGGTCGCCGTCGCAACGGCCATGCAGGGCAGGGGGATCGCCGCCGCGATGCTCGACAACCTGGTGCACCGCGTCGCACGAGACGGTGGTGGCCGACCGCTCATGGTGGAAGCCACCGTCGCCCCCGACAACGCGCCGTCGCGGGCGTTCTTCGCGGCATTTGCCCGACGCCACGGTGTGCCGATGGCGGAGCAACCGCATTTCACCGCTGCGCAACTCGACCCCGATCTGACCCATGCCGACGAACCGCTGCTGCGCATCGGACCCGTCGTCGCTCCGGCAACCACCTGA
- the ectB gene encoding diaminobutyrate--2-oxoglutarate transaminase has translation MEDSFLLLEPTLLHGASSLSEADLPAVYASVESEVRSYCRAWPTTLATARDSWVTDTEGRTFLDMFAGAGALNYGHNNPILKRALLDYLAADGIVHSLDIATTAKQQFLETFERLILTPRGLDYKVQFPGPTGANSVEAALKLARKVTGRESIISFTNAFHGMTLGALSVTGNSMKRAGAGIPLVHATPMPYDNYFGGVTEDFGWFERVLDDSGSGLNRPAAVIVETVQGEGGLNVARVEWLRALADLCRDRDILLIVDDVQMGCGRTGEFFSFEAAGIVPDIVTLSKSISGYGLPMALTLLRRDLDVWAPGEHNGTFRGHNPAFVTAAKALETYWSSQQFATETAQKGAMMRDGLDRIAANHHGVSARGRGMAQGLRFEEAEAAGRVCRAAFDRGALIETSGPSDEVVKLLPPLTTSRDDLESGLQILAESVTAAV, from the coding sequence ATGGAGGATAGTTTCTTGCTGCTCGAACCAACCCTGCTTCACGGTGCCTCATCGCTGAGCGAGGCCGACCTTCCCGCGGTGTACGCGTCGGTGGAGTCCGAGGTCCGCAGCTACTGTCGGGCCTGGCCGACCACCCTGGCAACGGCCCGTGACTCCTGGGTCACCGATACCGAGGGGCGCACCTTCCTCGACATGTTCGCCGGAGCGGGTGCGCTGAACTACGGACACAACAATCCGATCCTCAAGCGCGCCTTGCTGGACTACCTCGCCGCGGACGGGATCGTGCACTCACTGGATATCGCGACGACCGCCAAGCAGCAGTTCCTGGAGACATTCGAGCGCTTGATCCTCACCCCGCGCGGACTCGACTACAAGGTGCAGTTCCCCGGTCCCACCGGTGCGAACTCGGTCGAGGCGGCCTTGAAGCTGGCCAGGAAGGTCACCGGTCGCGAGTCGATCATCAGCTTCACCAATGCCTTTCACGGGATGACCCTCGGCGCACTGTCGGTCACCGGCAACTCCATGAAGCGCGCTGGTGCGGGCATCCCGCTGGTACATGCCACCCCGATGCCCTATGACAACTATTTCGGCGGCGTCACCGAGGACTTCGGCTGGTTCGAGCGCGTGCTCGACGACTCCGGCAGCGGCCTGAATCGCCCCGCCGCCGTGATCGTCGAGACCGTCCAGGGGGAGGGCGGACTCAACGTGGCGCGCGTGGAATGGCTACGCGCCCTTGCCGACCTCTGTCGCGACCGCGACATCCTGCTGATCGTCGACGATGTGCAGATGGGGTGCGGTCGCACCGGGGAGTTCTTCTCCTTCGAGGCCGCAGGCATCGTGCCCGATATCGTCACGCTGTCGAAATCCATCAGCGGTTACGGACTGCCCATGGCGCTGACCCTGTTGCGTCGGGATCTGGACGTGTGGGCGCCCGGTGAACACAACGGCACGTTCCGCGGCCACAACCCGGCCTTCGTGACGGCCGCCAAGGCGCTCGAAACATATTGGTCGAGTCAACAATTCGCCACCGAGACGGCCCAGAAGGGCGCGATGATGCGCGATGGGCTCGACCGTATCGCGGCGAATCACCACGGTGTGTCGGCCCGCGGCCGCGGCATGGCGCAGGGACTGCGTTTCGAGGAGGCCGAGGCGGCCGGACGGGTCTGCCGGGCCGCCTTCGACCGCGGTGCCTTGATCGAGACCAGCGGGCCGTCCGATGAGGTCGTCAAACTGCTTCCGCCGCTGACGACTTCGCGTGACGATCTGGAATCGGGACTGCAGATCCTCGCCGAATCGGTCACCGCCGCCGTCTGA
- a CDS encoding ectoine synthase codes for MIVRTTAEITGTERDVAAGAWRSKRIILAGDGVGFSFHETVIESDSVSEFHYQHHVEAVWVTEGRGTLTNLETGEDHQLGPGTMYLLNGHERHRVTCVEQLRMLCVFNPPVTGAEVHDATGAYPAPQQVETA; via the coding sequence ATGATCGTGCGCACCACCGCCGAGATCACCGGCACCGAACGCGACGTGGCAGCAGGCGCCTGGCGATCCAAGCGGATCATCCTGGCCGGCGACGGGGTCGGATTTTCCTTCCACGAGACCGTCATCGAATCCGATTCGGTCAGCGAATTCCACTATCAGCATCATGTCGAGGCGGTCTGGGTGACCGAGGGCCGCGGCACCCTGACCAATCTGGAGACCGGGGAGGACCATCAGCTGGGACCGGGAACCATGTATCTGCTGAACGGGCACGAACGGCATCGCGTCACCTGTGTCGAGCAGTTGCGGATGCTCTGTGTGTTCAATCCGCCGGTGACCGGCGCCGAGGTCCACGACGCCACCGGCGCCTACCCGGCGCCGCAGCAGGTGGAGACGGCATGA
- the thpD gene encoding ectoine hydroxylase: MSSAVLHALHDPYPSRLDHAISPIERRDPAVWCDRTGASGPLSADDLDRFDERGYLIRPDTIGTEAVGPIGTEIERLAADLAPGDRRLIREPGGAIRSIFAPHLLSGLIADVVRSDTVLPIARQLLGGDVYIHQARINLMPGFTGSGFYWHSDFETWHAEDGMPRMRAVSCSIALTPNYPYNGSLMVIPGSHHTFYPCVGATPDNHHEKSLVAQQFGVPDRDTLTKAVDAYGIDQFTGAAGSALWFDCNLLHGSGSNITPLPRSNVFLVFNSVENRLVAPYAAQRCRPEHLAARAATAPIRR, from the coding sequence ATGAGTTCCGCTGTTCTGCACGCACTGCACGATCCGTACCCGAGCCGGTTGGACCACGCGATCTCACCGATCGAGCGCCGAGATCCCGCCGTGTGGTGTGACCGGACGGGCGCATCGGGACCGTTGAGCGCCGACGATCTCGATCGCTTCGATGAGCGTGGCTACCTTATCCGCCCCGACACCATCGGCACCGAGGCAGTGGGGCCGATCGGTACCGAGATCGAGCGGCTGGCCGCCGATCTGGCACCCGGTGACCGGCGGCTGATCCGCGAACCGGGTGGTGCGATCCGGTCGATCTTCGCGCCCCATCTACTGAGCGGGTTGATCGCCGATGTGGTGCGCTCGGACACCGTGCTACCGATCGCCCGGCAGCTGCTCGGCGGCGATGTCTACATCCATCAGGCCCGGATCAATCTGATGCCCGGGTTCACCGGGTCCGGTTTCTATTGGCATTCCGATTTCGAGACCTGGCATGCCGAGGACGGGATGCCCCGCATGCGCGCGGTGTCCTGCTCGATCGCGCTGACGCCCAACTACCCCTACAACGGCTCGTTGATGGTGATCCCGGGATCGCACCACACCTTCTATCCCTGCGTGGGCGCCACGCCCGACAACCACCACGAGAAATCGTTGGTGGCCCAGCAGTTCGGTGTTCCCGACCGCGACACGCTGACCAAGGCCGTCGATGCATACGGCATCGACCAGTTCACCGGCGCGGCGGGCAGCGCACTGTGGTTCGACTGCAATCTGCTGCACGGTTCGGGTTCCAACATCACCCCGCTGCCGAGGTCGAATGTGTTCCTGGTGTTCAACTCCGTGGAGAACCGGCTCGTGGCGCCGTACGCCGCGCAGCGGTGCAGGCCCGAACACCTGGCCGCACGCGCCGCGACCGCACCCATCCGCCGATAG